In Zingiber officinale cultivar Zhangliang chromosome 6A, Zo_v1.1, whole genome shotgun sequence, a single genomic region encodes these proteins:
- the LOC121997012 gene encoding momilactone A synthase-like, with protein sequence MGSSFVLSCVAKRLEGKVALITGGASGLGECTAKLFADLGARVVVADIQDHKGRVLCDSLGPDTASYVHCDVTKESDVASAVDATVARHGKLDVMFSNAGVAEPWQKSFPDCEVDDFQRLMSVNVTGVFLATKHAARVMTPARQGSIVITASTASTIAGLMPHAYTCSKHAVVGLMKSAAAELGKHGIRVNCVSPHGVATPLAMALLDLDKEAFEATIERSANLKGVRLGTEDVAEAVAYLAGDESRYVSGVNLLLDGGFAIAKGLA encoded by the exons ATGGGAAGCTCCTTCGTTCTCTCCTGTGTAGCAAAAAG GCTCGAAGGGAAGGTGGCCTTGATCACCGGCGGGGCGAGCGGCCTCGGCGAGTGCACCGCCAAGCTGTTCGCCGACCTCGGTGCTCGAGTAGTCGTGGCGGACATCCAAGACCACAAAGGCCGAGTTCTGTGCGACTCACTCGGCCCGGACACCGCCTCCTACGTCCACTGCGACGTCACCAAGGAGTCCGACGTGGCAAGCGCCGTCGACGCCACCGTCGCCCGGCACGGGAAGCTCGACGTCATGTTCAGCAACGCCGGCGTCGCGGAACCGTGGCAGAAGTCGTTCCCAGACTGCGAGGTGGATGACTTCCAGCGGTTGATGTCGGTGAACGTGACGGGGGTGTTCCTGGCCACCAAGCACGCGGCGAGGGTGATGACGCCGGCGAGGCAGGGGAGCATCGTAATCACCGCGAGCACCGCGTCGACTATTGCAGGATTGATGCCGCACGCATACACGTGCTCGAAACACGCGGTGGTGGGGCTGATGAAGAGCGCGGCGGCCGAGCTGGGCAAGCACGGGATTCGGGTCAACTGCGTGTCGCCGCACGGGGTGGCGACGCCGCTGGCGATGGCATTGCTTGACTTAGACAAGGAGGCCTTTGAGGCCACGATTGAGAGGTCGGCCAACCTGAAAGGGGTGAGGCTGGGAACGGAGGACGTGGCGGAGGCGGTGGCGTACCTCGCCGGCGACGAGTCCAGGTACGTGAGCGGCGTCAATCTGCTGTTGGACGGAGGCTTCGCCATCGCCAAGGGATTGGCGTAG